The Erythrobacter sp. genome segment GAAAAATCGGTATCGATCCGCTCTTCGGTGCGTTCGCGGGCATAGGCGATGCGGCTCTCGAGATTGCCCGTCAACTCGTTCACCTTGGCCAGCTGATCGCGCAGCGCGACGGTCGTCCTGCGGCCCCGCTCGGCAGCCTGTGCGGCTGCGGCTTCGAGTTCGGCGATGGCGGCGGCGGCATCCTCGCGGATTGCCTCGGCCACCCGCTCTCGGCTCTGGCCGGCGATAGTCCCGGCGATTTCCTCAACCATCTCGCGCTGGTTGTCCCGCAGCCCCGCCAGAGCCTGCGTGGCCGAACCCGAAAGCACCTCGATTGCATTGCGCAATTCGTCGCCGGTGCGCTCGGCCAGCTTCCCGGTTTCGTCATTGAGCACAGCAATCTGGTTTTCCAGCGCGCGCAGATGCCCGATGGCGGAAACGCTGCCCTGCTCGGCCGAACCGACATGCATCGCCAGTGCCGCTCCGTGGCTTTCGGCGTCGGCTACCACACTTGCCAGCCGGGTCGCCTCATCGGCGAAATTGCTGAGCCGCGCCTCGGCGCTGCCTATGGCCTGAGCGAGCGAGCCTTGCGAATGTTCGGCGCTGGCACGAATGATTTCGAGCAGGCGCACGCCGTCATCGGTCAGCCGGGCGACATGAGCGCTGTTTTCTTCCAGTGCGGCACGGCTCAGTTCCAGCCGCTCGGCGAACTCCTGAGCTGCCATTCCCAGGCCGGTGCGGGCATCGTCGCCTTCGCAGGCGATGCGGCGCATATCGGCGTCGATCTCGGAGAGACGCTCGTAAAGGCCCTCGCTGCGTTTTGCCAGTTCTTCGACCAGCGCGACGTAATCCTCGCGCCGCTGCGCCAGTCGCTTCTCGAAGGCTGCAATCCGCGCTTCGAGTTCGGACAACTCTCGCTCTTCGTTGTGACGAATCGCAGCCCGCCTCTCGACAATATCCGCATCGAAGGACGCCAGACTTCCTGCAATCCGCGCTTCAGCCTCGCCTGCCTCCTGGGAGATAAGGGTTAGCCTATGTCGCGCCGATGAGAGGCCAGCCTCGTCAGCCCGGGCGATCTCGGCCAGGGCATCGGCCATCCGCGCTTCGAGTGCAGCTACAGCCGCGGACCACGCGGTGCGCGCCGATTCGTGGCCGTCCTGAAGCCGGGACAGCAAGGTTTCACCATCGCTGGAGAGCATCTCCAACCGAACCTGCAGGGCCGAAAGTGCTTCCTGCTCGGCTTCGCGTTGACCGGCCATGCGGACAGAAAGAGTGGAGGCGAGTTCGTCCGCGCGCAGGCGTAGTGAGGCAAAGGCGGCATCCTCGGATTCAACCATGTCGGTACGAAAAGCCTCGCTCACTTCGCGCAACTTGCCGAAGCGGGCCTGCGTCACTTCGCCAAGAGTTTCGATCTGCCGATCAAACGAATCGAGCGTTGCGCGCACCTTGTCGCCGATTTGCTCGACGTGCTTCTGCCCGGCTTCGCCGAACTCGTTCAGGCGGGCAAAACCATCCACCAGCCCGTCGATTTGCTGGTGCGCCACATTGCCGGCGTTGCCGATCTGGTTGCTCATGTCGCGCGCGGCATTGGTAAGCACCGGCAGTTGATCGCGCAGGCTTTCCATATTGGCGAGCGCGCCAGTGCTGACCTGGCCGATGGTTTCGACCTGGGCGCTGTTGTCCCGTATAAGACCCTGCAAACGATCGGCATTTTCGGAGAGACGCTCGCTCGCCACGCGACCCAGCGATTCCAGATCGCGCGATTGCGCGGCAATGAATTCGCGCGCCAGGCTCAGCTCGCGGTTGACCACGGTGAGCCGCGCTTCGAGCAGCGAAGATTCCTTTGCCAGCGCCCGCGCCGCGTCAGTAAATCGGTTGGCTTCACGGCGGCTGTTGCGCATTGCCAGTAGCCATACGCCGATTACCAGCAGTACCGGCATGGACCAGTTTGCGATCCAGCCGGTCCATGCTTCAGGCGTGGCTCCGGTGAGCATTTGCGGGCCGTGAACCCAGCCGAAAAAGCCGGTCCAGCCGAGGATCACGGCGATGGCTATAGCTGGTGTAACCCAGACCCCGCGCGGCGCGCTTGGCGCTTCCTCCGTCCATCCGCCTTCGCCGTATTCCGGTTCCCGATAGGCAGGTTCCTCGTGCGCGGCTTCGGCACAGTCCTCGTCCCGGCCAAACGTGGGTTCGCTGAGGGTGTCGGTTCCTTCCTCGAAGGACAGGAGGCTGCGGCGGCTGGTCATGTCGCTATACCTAACACAATGTAAAACGCTTGAAACCCCGTCTTAACCGGTTCTCCTCCATCAGGTGGGAATGGCTTATGCAAAGGGTGACTTCGAACTTGCTTTGACCGCTGCCGCTGGTGACGACGCCGCGTTGTTTGCGGAATTGCGCCGTGGCTTTGCCGAAAGCCTGGACGGTCAGATCGATCTCCTCCAGCGGGCGCGGTGCGATGGCAACTGGCGCACTGCCGCACAGCGCTTGCGTGGACTCGGGGCGAGTTTTCACGCAGGTGACCTGGTGTCGCTAGCGGAAGAGGCCCTGGAAGGTGCTCCCGGCGATCCGGTGGTGTTGCGCAAGCTGGGTGTTTTCGCCGCCCAATTCTCAGGGCAGTTCTCCGCCCACACCTGATCGCAGCTTGGCAGCACGGCTCCGCGCCCCTAGCTTGCGGGCTTGGGATCGTTGGCCGGGAGCCTGAAGTTTTTGCGCGCCGTACTTATCAGCCTGCCACAACCGGGGGAGGGCGCTCAGCCTTTGATAGCCGGCAAAAGCATCGCGCAACGGCAATTGCTGTTCGCGCGGGAATGCGGATGCTCAATGGTAATTGCACATGGCGGCGGAGCTTCGCCCGATGCAGTCGCCCTGCGGCACGCAGCAGAGCGCGCCGGAATGCGCTATCAGGCGATTTCGACCAGCCATGCCTTGCCCGGAGCCATCGGCGAAGCTGACACCTTGCTGGTGCTGCAACCCGGCCTGTTGCCGGAAGCGCGCGTGGCGCTCGACCTGCTGCGCGCGGAAGGGGATCGGGTCCTGGTCGTCTCCGCCGGACCGGGCACGGCTGCGGGGTTCGAGCGGATCGATCTTGACCGTGCATGGGGCGGGGCGCTGACCTTGCCGGGCACATGGCTGACGCGGCTCAACAGCTTGCCAGAGGACGTGGCTCCGCAAGCCGCGCTGCTCCGCATTGCCCTGCAACAGCGCCTGCCGGAGGCACGCCTGGCCGATGGCGTGCTGGATGACGGGCGCTGGGCAATCGTGTCCAACATGGAAGCCGCGCAGGTGCAGGAAAAGAGCTGGTTGCGCGCGACGCTGGGTGACGTGCAGCACTCTGCCCCCTCGCGCTGGCTGGCGCGGCAAGCAATCGGCCGGGCGGGGGCTTGGCTGAGTGAGCGTAGCTGGCCGCGACCTGCGTTGTTGGGGCTGGCTGCCCTGCTGTTGGGCGGAGGTTTGGCAAGCGCATGGTACGAAATGCCCGCGGCGGGCTTTGCGCTGGCGGCGCTGGCGGCTGTGATGCTCGAAGGTTTCCTCGCCTTGTCGAGACTCGCCGTGGCTCCGTTCGGCAAGGTCGGGAGACTGGTATGGTTGCGGCGCGCTGTCGATGCTGCACTTTTGGTCATCGGAGTGTTGGCGATCGACAGCCTGGCCCAGCGCGCGCTTTTCCCGCCTCTGGTGCTGGTACTTGCCTTACTGTTGCTGGACCGAAGCGTGGTGCGCCCCTTCATCGAACCTATAAGTGACAGAGCTATTCTCGCAGGCAGTATCGCGCTGCTCTCAGGCATAGTCTCGCCTGAAGTGGCGATCATGCTGGCGGCGCTGTTGGTGCTGGTCGCCATGCTGGTTCCGCGAGGAATCCAGCGCGGATAACGCGGAATTAACGCTGACCGGGTATTCCGCACGCATGAGCAAGCAGAGCCTTTCCGGGACCACGGCGGATTCGGTCGAAGGAGTCCTGCGCGAAGAGCTGGCTCATGGCGACGGCATCCTGGCCACGGCGCGCCCGATCCTGCGCCATTTGCTTGTAAATGACGGGCAGGGCCTGTTCAGCGATCAAGTCTTGGCCAGCGTGCGGGGAATGATGAACCACCTTGCCATCCAGTTGTTGCACGCACAGGCCGCACATGAGGATACGCAGGATCACGGAGCATTCGTGGGCGCGCGGGTTGATATGCTGGCGGCAGCCCTGCTGGATCGGGCTGCGCTACTTGGCCATGCCCATGCCCTCACAATCGAAGCCAACCTCAGCGATCGGTTGAGCCGTCGTAGTGGAATCGATGTCGTGCTTTCGCCGCTCTTGCAGGAACTGATGGCTGACAGAGACCCAGAAATATCCGGTCTGGCAATGCAAACGCTCGCGGCGCAAGCGCGGTTCATGCAGCAAGCTCGACGGATGGAACTGCCGCTAAGCGAATTACCCCAAGAATACTTCGATCTGATCTTAACCGTGTTCCGTGAAGTTTCGGCCGAAACTCTCGCTGACACGTCGGCAGCAGAGGCGACGCTGCGGGCTCAATACGATCCTGCTGCCTGCCGCGTGGCAAGAATGAGCCGACTTATCGGCGCTTTGGAGCGACGGGCAAAGCGTGCGCTGGAAATGGATCACGCAGGTGTAGCGATCTTCATCACCGCGCTGCACGTGGCATCAGGCCAACCGCGTGATATCGCCGTGCTCTCGCTGGGCGAGAACCAGGTCGCGCGCTTCGCATTGAGCCTTAGGGCGGCGGGTCTGGAACAGACAGCGGTGGAAGATCAGTTCCATTTCCTCCACCCGGACATAACGCTGCCCGAAGGATTCGATACTTTGCGAGCCGACCAGGCCGCAATCATGCTTGTCGATGCGCAACCTTGGGCGCTGCAATGATCCCGATGGGTGCCGCAAAAACCTATTCGGCCCGTGCGCGCACCGATGCCGATGACAGGCTCATCGAGGCGGAAGAACCGTTGGCGAGTTTTCATCTGCGCGCTGGCGGCGAATTGCCGGGGCCGATCGTCACCCCCGCGCTGCTTGAACTGGTGCGCAAAGCGCGCAAGAGCGGGAAACGCGTGGCGCGCGCGATCCGGGCGCAAGACTCGCTCGAAAGCATCTCCGCCTGGGCCGAAGTGGTGCCGGGCAAGGCGGGCACAATTGTCAACCTTACCACTTGGACCGCTCAGGAAATTCCGGCCCAGAATGCGGGCGACCGAAACGTGGGGCACCTGGCGCTGGTGCGGCACCTGGCCGGGCTTTTCGCGCGGCTCGATGCCAGCCAAGGGCTGCTCGCGGTAGACTGGACTGCCCCGGATATGGACGAACTGGGCGAAGCGATGATGGCGGGTGTTGGTCGCCCGTGGACCGATTTTGCCGTCCCCGAAGGCGACAATCACCGGCAGCCGTTGCACTGGCGCCTGCTTGATGGAGCGAAGGTTTCCGCAGCCGGATCGCAACGCGAATGGGCTGCGCGACTGGTTCCACTCGGTCGCGAGGATCCCGGCAGCGAAGGATTCGATCTCTATCTGGTGCCGGACCGACCACTGCCCGAGACGCAACCGAAACCATCGCGGAAGTCCGATCGTGGCAAGGGCATCGGCCGCGATATTGCGCCTGTGTTGCGTCAGCCGGTCAGCCGGATCATCGCCAATGCGGAAACAATCCGCACCCAGCTTGCCGGGCCATTGGCGGATGAATACAGCAATTACGCCGCCGATATCGCGTCAGCCGGGGAACATCTACTGGGGCTGATCGACGACCTTACCACCCTGGAAATGGTCGAAGATGAGGACTTCGCACCTGCTCCAGATCCCATCGATCTTGCCGATGTGGCGCGTCGTGCGGCGGGCATACTCGGTGTCCGGGCAAGGGATCGGGGGATCATTCTCGATGCGCCGAAGGATGGCGAGAGCGTGCCTGCGGTGGGCGAATTCCGCCGGACCCTGCAGGTCCTGCTCAATCTGGTCGGCAATGCCATCCGCTATTCGCCCGAAGGCGGGCGAGTGTGGATCAGAGTTGAACAGGCGGGCATGCGCGCGCGCATTACGGTCGCCGATCAGGGCGAAGGGCTGGATGCGGAAGAACAGGCGCGGGTGTTCGCCAAGTTCGAACGCCTTGGGCGGCAGGGCGATGGCGGTTCAGGCCTCGGCCTCTACATCTCGCGCCGCCTTGCCGAAGCGATGGGTGGTTCGCTCAGCGTGGAGAGCGCGAAAGGGCAGGGGGCCCGTTTCACGCTCGAACTGCCGGGCAATCTGGATGCGTAGCCAGAAGTTGTGAATCCCCGCAGAGGCGGGTTCCTCCTCGGAGGGAGCACCTTGCTCTCCTGAGGTCCCCGCCTCAGCAGGGAGCCACGAGAGTTTAGCGTTCGCTCACGGGAACATAATCGCGCTCGGTAGGCCCGGTATACAACTGCCGCGGGCGACCGATGACCTGGCCGGGATCAGAAATCATTTCGTTCCACTGCGCCACCCAGCCCACGGTGCGTGCCAGCGCGAACAGCGCGGTGAACATCGTAGTCGGGAAGCCGATGGCTGAAAGGATCACGCCGGAATAGAAATCGACGTTGGGGAAGAGCTTCTTCTCGATGAAATAGTCGTCGTTCAGCGCCATTTCCTCAAGCTGCAAGGCCGTTTCGAACACGGGATCCTTGACGTTCAGCGCATCGAACACTTCGCGCACCGTCTTCTGCATCACCGTCGCGCGCGGATCGTAGTTCTTGTACACCCGGTGACCGAAGCCCATCAGGCGGAACGGATCGTTCTTGTCCTTGGCCCGCTCCAGATAGTGCGGAATCCGGTCAGGGGTGCCGATTTCGCGCAACATGTTCAGCGCCGCCTCGTTCGCGCCGCCATGCGCAGGGCCCCACAGACAGGCGATGCCGGCGGAAATGCACGCGAACGGGTTCGCGCCCGACGAACCGGCGAGCCGCACGGTGGAGGTGGAAGCGT includes the following:
- a CDS encoding ATPase — encoded protein: MTSRRSLLSFEEGTDTLSEPTFGRDEDCAEAAHEEPAYREPEYGEGGWTEEAPSAPRGVWVTPAIAIAVILGWTGFFGWVHGPQMLTGATPEAWTGWIANWSMPVLLVIGVWLLAMRNSRREANRFTDAARALAKESSLLEARLTVVNRELSLAREFIAAQSRDLESLGRVASERLSENADRLQGLIRDNSAQVETIGQVSTGALANMESLRDQLPVLTNAARDMSNQIGNAGNVAHQQIDGLVDGFARLNEFGEAGQKHVEQIGDKVRATLDSFDRQIETLGEVTQARFGKLREVSEAFRTDMVESEDAAFASLRLRADELASTLSVRMAGQREAEQEALSALQVRLEMLSSDGETLLSRLQDGHESARTAWSAAVAALEARMADALAEIARADEAGLSSARHRLTLISQEAGEAEARIAGSLASFDADIVERRAAIRHNEERELSELEARIAAFEKRLAQRREDYVALVEELAKRSEGLYERLSEIDADMRRIACEGDDARTGLGMAAQEFAERLELSRAALEENSAHVARLTDDGVRLLEIIRASAEHSQGSLAQAIGSAEARLSNFADEATRLASVVADAESHGAALAMHVGSAEQGSVSAIGHLRALENQIAVLNDETGKLAERTGDELRNAIEVLSGSATQALAGLRDNQREMVEEIAGTIAGQSRERVAEAIREDAAAAIAELEAAAAQAAERGRRTTVALRDQLAKVNELTGNLESRIAYARERTEERIDTDFSRRIALITESLNSSSIDISKAFDNEVSDTQWAHYLRGDRGIFTRRAVRLLNRQESRAVVEIYGEDAEFRETVNRFIHDFEAMLREVLSTRDGNALAVTLLSSDAGKLYVALAQAIDRLRT
- a CDS encoding Hpt domain-containing protein; its protein translation is MAYAKGDFELALTAAAGDDAALFAELRRGFAESLDGQIDLLQRARCDGNWRTAAQRLRGLGASFHAGDLVSLAEEALEGAPGDPVVLRKLGVFAAQFSGQFSAHT
- a CDS encoding HAMP domain-containing histidine kinase, with the protein product MGAAKTYSARARTDADDRLIEAEEPLASFHLRAGGELPGPIVTPALLELVRKARKSGKRVARAIRAQDSLESISAWAEVVPGKAGTIVNLTTWTAQEIPAQNAGDRNVGHLALVRHLAGLFARLDASQGLLAVDWTAPDMDELGEAMMAGVGRPWTDFAVPEGDNHRQPLHWRLLDGAKVSAAGSQREWAARLVPLGREDPGSEGFDLYLVPDRPLPETQPKPSRKSDRGKGIGRDIAPVLRQPVSRIIANAETIRTQLAGPLADEYSNYAADIASAGEHLLGLIDDLTTLEMVEDEDFAPAPDPIDLADVARRAAGILGVRARDRGIILDAPKDGESVPAVGEFRRTLQVLLNLVGNAIRYSPEGGRVWIRVEQAGMRARITVADQGEGLDAEEQARVFAKFERLGRQGDGGSGLGLYISRRLAEAMGGSLSVESAKGQGARFTLELPGNLDA